The region GGAGCTTACGTACTCTTCTCATCCGAGGGATCCTGTTCTTGTCCCAGTCCTTGCCTAGCACGTGTATGAAGAAAAACCTAATTGAAGAAATGTAGGTGTTGATAGTTCCGGCGGATAGCCCTTTCTTTTGCCTGAGGTACAAGATGTATTCTTGAACATCTCTTGTCACGGCTTCGTCCGGGCTCTTGTCCCTTGCCCGCAAGAACTCGTTGAATGCGATTATCCGGCGAGCATACGACTCTCGCGAGGACGCTGGCGTTCCCTTTAACTCAAAGTATAACTCGAGCTCCTTACTGATGTTAAACATACAAAACCCTCCTAAAACGTAATGCCACCCCGGTCATTACGCTTAGGAGGATCTCTCGGCTTACAGTTGACGTGGCAGAAGGGCGACAGTTGTGGTATGATCATCATGCGAAAAGACTCCCCTTTGTATTGTTTTGTTTGGCGATTAAACAATACCACAAAAGGGGTTGCCTTTTCGTTTTATTCTTTTAAGTTAAGCTATCGCGACAGCGATTTCGTTCTTCTTTTTGTCGCAAAATACCGACAAAAAGAACCGTCCCCGCTGTCGCTGACTGCGCAACTAAACTCCTTGTTTCTCTCTTTATTACTCTGTGTCCTCTGTGGTTAATAAACGTTACTTGCCTCTTGCGTCTTACATCTTGCTTCTTGTCTCTTGCCTCTTGTCTCTTGCCTCTTGCCTCTTGCCTCTTGCTTCTTGTCTCTTGCCTCCCTGTTTCTTAGCAAACGAAAATATTGCCTTGTCACCTGTCTTTCTCCATGGTATAATTTCCGAGTAGTCTCCGAAAAGAGGTGAATCAGCGTGAAAGAGAAAATTCATCCCATTTACCATAAAGCCCTAGTAACCTGCGCCTGCGGTGCAACGTTTGAGTCGGGTTCTGTGAAGAAACAGTTGCGCGTTGAGCTCTGCTCTAAGTGTCACCCCTTCTTCACTGGCAAGCAAAAGTTTGCCGATGCCGGCGGTCGTGTCGATCGTTTCAAGAAGAAGTACGGGTTAACGGAACAGTAAGACACCGTGAAGCAGAGCGATGCGCTCTGCTTCTTGTACCTTAGCGAGGAGGTATGGGCGTGGCAGGCAAAACCGTGGGCGGCCAAGCCGTCATGGAAGGCGTCTTGATGCGCGCACCCGAGGGTTTGGCTATTGCGGTCAGGCGCAGCGACCAGACTATTAGCGTCACCAGGCGCAAAACGGCCTCCTCTGTATCGCGCAGCCGCTTTTTTAGGCTGCCTATTGTGCGTGGGGCGGTAGCGTTAGTCGATACCCTAGTCATCGGCCTTGACGCCCTGATGTATTCGGCAGCGGAGTCAGGCGATGAGGATCTGCAATTATCTAAGGGCACACTTGGTCTTACGGTGCTAGCGGGGGTAGCGCTCGCGGTGGGGCTATTCTTTCTCTTACCAACAGTGCTCGTTCGTCTTCTAGGCTACAACGTGTTGCACCCTGTAGCGGCTAATTTGACCGAGGGGGCCATTCGCTTACTTATTTTCGTCGGCTATATTTCGGCCATCTCCGCTTGGTCTGAACTGCGGCGCTTTTACCAGTACCATGGTGCCGAACACAAGGTCATTGCCTGTTACGAAGCCGGGGAAGAATTAACCGTGGCCAATGTCAAGAAGCACTCTGCCCTGCACCTTAGGTGTGGAACAGCTTTTTTGCTCATAGTCATGGTTCTTAGCATGCTATTTTTCTCTCTCTTTGGCTGGCCCAGCCTCATAGTGCGTGTAGTGCTGCGCATATTATTTTTGCCGCTAGTTGCCGGCTTAGCCTATGAAGTAATAAAATTTTCTGCGCGTAGTACTAGTCGCGTTTGGCGTCTAGTGATGTGGCCGGGGCTACTGCTACAGCGCTTAACCACGCGCGAGCCGGATGATGCCCAAGTAGAGGTCGCTATCGCCGCCCTTAAAGCCGCGCTAGAGCCCGCCAACTAACTGACAAACCACAGACCAGAGGTGTAAGAATGATTGAAAAACTAAGAGCAATTAAAGAGCGCTACGATGAGTTGACCGCTCTTGTCAGTGACCCTAGCGTTATCGGCCGCCAAAATGAGTGGCGTGCCTTAATTAAAGAACGCGCTTCTCTCACCGACTTAGTCACCGCCTTCGAGGAGCTAGACAAAGCCATGAATGAGGTGGCGGAGCTTAAACGGGCCTTAGAGGGCCAAAACGACCCCGAGTTTCGCGACATGCTCGAAGCCGAGGTGAGGGTGCAGCAAGAGGCTTCTCTGCGTTTGCAGGCCGAGATAAAAGTCTTGCTCCTGCCTAAGGACCCGAATGACGACAAGAACGTCATCGTGGAGGTGCGCGCCGGGGCGGGTGGCAATGAGGCGGCACTTTTTGCCGGCAATTTGTACCGCATGTACACGCGTTTTGCCGAGCGCCAAGGTTGGAAGACAGAGCTCATGTCAGCGTCCCTAAGTGACCTCGGCGGCTTCAAAGAAGCCATCTTTATGATCGAAGGCAAGGGCGCTTACAGCAAACTTAAATTTGAGAGCGGTGTGCACCGCGTGCAGAGGGTGCCAGACACCGAGGCGAGTGGGCGCATCCATACTTCTACCGCGACGGTGGCCGTGCTGCCCGAGGCCGAAGAAGTAGATATCATGATTGACCAAAACGATTTGCGCATCGACACCTTTTGTTCGAGCGGCCCCGGTGGGCAGTCCGTAAATACTACTTATTCCGCAGTGCGTATCACCCACTTGCCGACTGGCATTGCCGTCAATATGCAGGACGAAAAATCGCAAACCAAGAACCGCGACAAGGCCATGAAGGTCTTGCGCGCGCGTCTTTTAGAGGCAGAGCAAAGCAAGCGCGACGCCGAGCTGACTGAAGCAAGGCGCGGCCAAGTAGGTAGCGGCGACCGCAGTGAGCGCATTCGCACCTATAATTTCTCGCAGAGCCGTGTCTCTGACCACCGCATCAACCTCACCACCCATCGCCTCGACGCCATTCTCGATGGCGACATCCATGAGTTAATTGACGCCCTGACCACGCACGATCAGCTCGAGAAATTGCAGCGGTCATAATGGGCGCTAAGTCATCCTTAACCTGGCAAAGTATCTTTCGCTGGGGCAGCGCAGAGCTTTCGTCGGCGGGGGTAGCAGACGCCGCCTGGCAGGCCGAAGTAGCCCTGCGCGCTGTGCTTGGCATAACGCGGGCCGAGTTTTTTGCCGCGCCGGAGAAGCTCATAGCGCATGATTATGTGCAGTGCTACCAGACCGATATTGCGCGTCTTGCCGCGGGGGTTCCCCTGCAATACCTCCTCGGTCGCACCGAATTTTACGGGCGGGAGTTTATACTAACTCCCGCTGTGCTTATTCCCCGCCCCGACACCGAAATATTGGTCGAGGTGGCGCTCGCAAAATTAGCTCATCTCGCGAGTCTCTATAGCGAAGAGCTCGAGGTGCTCGATATGTGCACCGGCTCTGGCTGCGTGGGCCTCTCCCTCGCCGCTTCGGGTTACAAGGCGCGCCTCACCCTGACCGATGTGTCTCCTGCCGCACTAGAGGTCGCCGCCACAAATACCCGCCACTTAGGTCTAGCCGACAGGGTTTTGCTGCGCGAGGGTAGTCTGTGGCAGCCCGTACAGGGCCGCAAGTTTCACCTGGTAGTAAGTAACCCGCCCTATATTCCGAGCAGAGAGATCGCTACTCTCGACCCTGCAGTACAAGAGGAGCCGCGTCTCGCCCTAGATGGGGGGCCAGATGGGCTAGAATTTTACCGCCACATAGTTGCACAAGCCCCTGCCTTCCTGCATCCCGCAGGGTGCCTCGCGGTAGAAATCGGTGCTACGCAGGGGGCCGACGTAGCGGCAATGTTCAGTGCGGCGGGTTTTGGCGAAATTACCCTCTCCCAAGACTTGGCCGGCCGTGACAGGGTCTGCGCTGGCAGGCGGTGTTGACAAAGCCACCTACTAGGCGTAGAATTAAACCCGAGGGAATGCCTCGGGTTTTTTAGTATCTAAGAAGGCTATCTTAATCAGAATAAGGAGTGGGGTCATGCGCCTATCTACCAAGGGGCAGTATGCCGTAAGGGCCCTAGTTGTCGTGGCCTTGCACGGAGACAGCGGCCCCGTGTCACTGCGATTTATTGCCGAGAGAGAAGATATTTCGGAGCAATATCTCGAGCAGATTTTTATGGATCTTAGAAGAGCAGCCTTGGTGACAGGCATTAGAGGCGCGGGCGGTGGCTACATACTGGCCAAAAGCCCGGCGGAGATAACCTCGGGCGACATCGTGCGCGCGGTCGAAGGCCCCATTCGTCTTGTTGATTGCGACCACAATGGCCCTTGTGAAAGAGTGCATGTCTGTGTCACGCGTGAGCTTTGGTCTCGCGTGTCGGCCAGCATGAGCCAAGTTCTCGACGACACAACTCTAGCCCACTTAGCCGCTTGCGCGACAGAAAAAATTAGTCAGGAGGTGCGCTAATGCAAAGAGTGTATTTTGACCACGCCGCAACAACCCCTGTTCACCCCGAAGTTATCGCCGCCATGCTGCCCTACTTTCATAACAGCTTTGGCAATCCGTCTAGCATTCATAGCTTCGGCCGCGAGTCACGCCAAGCAGTTGACAGCGCCCGCGAAAGGGTGGCCAAGGTGCTAGGCGCCTCACCTAGAGAAATCTACTTTACCTCTGGCGGCACCGAAGCGGATAATATCGCTATACAAGGCGTAGCTCTCGCCAAAAAGGGCCAGGGGCGCCACATCATAACTTCCCAAATCGAGCATCATGCCGTACTAGATGCCTGTAAGTACTTGGAGACCCAAGGTTTTGCCGTAACTTACCTGCCGGTCGACGAGTATGGCCGTGTGCGCGTAGAGGACGTTTTGGCGGCGCTTCGCCCCGACACTATTCTTATCACTATAATGCATGCCAACAACGAAGTCGGCACCATACAGCCGATCCGCGAGATTAGCGCCATAGCGCGAGAGCACAAAGTAACTTTTCACACCGATGCCGTGCAGACTGTAGGCAGCATTCCTGTTAATGTCGACGACCTCGGCGTCGATTTGCTCACCTTGTCCGCCCATAAGTTCTACGGGCCTAAGGGCATAGGCGTGCTCTACATTCGCAAAGGCACGAAGTTAAAGCCCCTCTACCATGGCGGCGGGCAAGAGCGCAAGTTCCGGCCCGGCACCGAAAATCATGTGGGCATTATCGGCCTAGCCAAGGCTTTAGAAATAGCCGCTGCCGATATGACCAGTAAGCAGGCCGAAGTAGCGGCCCTGCGCGACAAACTCATGGCGGGGCTCTTAGAAATACCCGAGGTCAAGCCAAATGGCCACCCCACAGAGCGTCTGCCCGGCAATGTCAATATCAGCATTCGCTATGTCGAAGGTGAGTCGCTCATCCTAAGCCTTGACATGCAGGGCGTAGCCGTCTCTAGCGGCTCAGCCTGCACCTCTGGCAGTCTCGACCCTTCGCATGTCTTGCTGGCCATGGGCTTAAGTCATGGCGAGGCGCATGGCTCGTTGCGCCTGACCTTAGGGCGCGACACTACCCCGGCGGAAGTGGACTATGTGCTCTCTATACTGCCACCCATCGTCCTGCGTCTGCGCCAGATGTCACCCCTTTTCCACAAGAGATAACAGTAAGAAACAGGGTTGTGCTTTGCACCCCGAGGAGGATAATTATGAGTAGTTACAACGAAAAGGTCATGGACCACTTTAAGAATCCGCGCAATGTTGGGTCGCTTGACGACGCCGATGGCATAGGCGAGGTCGGCAACATCAGCTGCGGCGACATCATGCGCATCTACATTAAAGTCGACCAAGACGAGCGCATCAGTGACATTAAATTTCAGACCTTTGGCTGTGGGGCCGCCGTCGCCACCAGCAGTATGGTCACGGAGCTAGCCAAAGGCAAGACCTTAGACGAGGCGCTAAATATGAGCAACAAAGATGTGGCCTCTTCGCTCGACGGCCTGCCGCCGGTGAAAATGCACTGTTCAAACCTAGCCGCCGACGCCCTGCATGGCGCTATTAAGAATTATCGCGAACGCAAGCACGCCTAAGTCCCGCACTGATCCCCTCCGCCTTGTTGCGGATGGGGATTTTACTTTGTGGTCAGAAAAAGATCCCTCTCCGTGGTGAAGGGTAGGAGCCGATTTCAACCACAGAGTACACAGAGGCGTGGAAAAGAGAGGAACAAGGAACGAGCACATCTAACTTAACTCAAATGTACTTAACTCCTTGTTTCTCTGTGACCTCTGTGTACTCTGTGGTAAAAAACGCGCCTTCCCCTCTCTAACCTCTAATTTCCAATCTCTAACCTCTAGTTATGTACTCTGTGGTAAAAAACGTGCTTTCCCTGCTCCTGCTTCTTATCTCTTGCTTCTTGCCTCTGGTACTCTTCTGTCTGGCAATGTGCGCTCTTGTGCTTTATACTGAACAAGAGACAAGTTAGTGAACCGGTAGTTCGTTAGTTTGATGCGTCGTGGCTAATGGCAGATTAGCGAACCCGTGGCTGCAAGGCCCATATATTTCACCGGATTGCCAACACTATCCTTGTGTTGGTGCTATTTCCGTGATAGTATAGTTATCACAGTGTCAAACTGTCCCATCTATTCCTGCTAGTCCTTTAATAAGGAAGGGGGGTCTCGAATGTTACCCTAAGGTGCAACTTCAGCGGCTAGTCAGGGTCTTTTAGGGTAGTCGGAAAACGTCCCCATTAAAAAGTGCGATGTCCCCTCCTCGAGAATCTTACTCAAAACGACTAGCGCATAGCCTAGAGACGTACATATAACGACTGTAACGCATTTTCTACGAAC is a window of Bacillota bacterium DNA encoding:
- a CDS encoding phage integrase N-terminal SAM-like domain-containing protein, which gives rise to MFNISKELELYFELKGTPASSRESYARRIIAFNEFLRARDKSPDEAVTRDVQEYILYLRQKKGLSAGTINTYISSIRFFFIHVLGKDWDKNRIPRMRRVRKL
- the rpmE gene encoding 50S ribosomal protein L31, giving the protein MKEKIHPIYHKALVTCACGATFESGSVKKQLRVELCSKCHPFFTGKQKFADAGGRVDRFKKKYGLTEQ
- a CDS encoding DUF1385 domain-containing protein, which gives rise to MAGKTVGGQAVMEGVLMRAPEGLAIAVRRSDQTISVTRRKTASSVSRSRFFRLPIVRGAVALVDTLVIGLDALMYSAAESGDEDLQLSKGTLGLTVLAGVALAVGLFFLLPTVLVRLLGYNVLHPVAANLTEGAIRLLIFVGYISAISAWSELRRFYQYHGAEHKVIACYEAGEELTVANVKKHSALHLRCGTAFLLIVMVLSMLFFSLFGWPSLIVRVVLRILFLPLVAGLAYEVIKFSARSTSRVWRLVMWPGLLLQRLTTREPDDAQVEVAIAALKAALEPAN
- the prfA gene encoding peptide chain release factor 1, producing MIEKLRAIKERYDELTALVSDPSVIGRQNEWRALIKERASLTDLVTAFEELDKAMNEVAELKRALEGQNDPEFRDMLEAEVRVQQEASLRLQAEIKVLLLPKDPNDDKNVIVEVRAGAGGNEAALFAGNLYRMYTRFAERQGWKTELMSASLSDLGGFKEAIFMIEGKGAYSKLKFESGVHRVQRVPDTEASGRIHTSTATVAVLPEAEEVDIMIDQNDLRIDTFCSSGPGGQSVNTTYSAVRITHLPTGIAVNMQDEKSQTKNRDKAMKVLRARLLEAEQSKRDAELTEARRGQVGSGDRSERIRTYNFSQSRVSDHRINLTTHRLDAILDGDIHELIDALTTHDQLEKLQRS
- the prmC gene encoding peptide chain release factor N(5)-glutamine methyltransferase yields the protein MGAKSSLTWQSIFRWGSAELSSAGVADAAWQAEVALRAVLGITRAEFFAAPEKLIAHDYVQCYQTDIARLAAGVPLQYLLGRTEFYGREFILTPAVLIPRPDTEILVEVALAKLAHLASLYSEELEVLDMCTGSGCVGLSLAASGYKARLTLTDVSPAALEVAATNTRHLGLADRVLLREGSLWQPVQGRKFHLVVSNPPYIPSREIATLDPAVQEEPRLALDGGPDGLEFYRHIVAQAPAFLHPAGCLAVEIGATQGADVAAMFSAAGFGEITLSQDLAGRDRVCAGRRC
- the nifS gene encoding cysteine desulfurase NifS; translation: MQRVYFDHAATTPVHPEVIAAMLPYFHNSFGNPSSIHSFGRESRQAVDSARERVAKVLGASPREIYFTSGGTEADNIAIQGVALAKKGQGRHIITSQIEHHAVLDACKYLETQGFAVTYLPVDEYGRVRVEDVLAALRPDTILITIMHANNEVGTIQPIREISAIAREHKVTFHTDAVQTVGSIPVNVDDLGVDLLTLSAHKFYGPKGIGVLYIRKGTKLKPLYHGGGQERKFRPGTENHVGIIGLAKALEIAAADMTSKQAEVAALRDKLMAGLLEIPEVKPNGHPTERLPGNVNISIRYVEGESLILSLDMQGVAVSSGSACTSGSLDPSHVLLAMGLSHGEAHGSLRLTLGRDTTPAEVDYVLSILPPIVLRLRQMSPLFHKR
- the nifU gene encoding Fe-S cluster assembly scaffold protein NifU, whose amino-acid sequence is MSSYNEKVMDHFKNPRNVGSLDDADGIGEVGNISCGDIMRIYIKVDQDERISDIKFQTFGCGAAVATSSMVTELAKGKTLDEALNMSNKDVASSLDGLPPVKMHCSNLAADALHGAIKNYRERKHA